A stretch of the Papaver somniferum cultivar HN1 chromosome 6, ASM357369v1, whole genome shotgun sequence genome encodes the following:
- the LOC113285318 gene encoding uncharacterized protein LOC113285318, with amino-acid sequence MDFTHLAFYNREVTLEDVPRKPQRLPERSLYKFAFGGETRLEQALALIDMLALEDLVEVMRFVRMRRNILSAERDRHQELEGMFDKMAEYIAMDDVEVVAPNVGVAAAPDVGAAGGPAAPDVVAAGNAPGAP; translated from the coding sequence ATGGACTTTACACACCTAGCATTTTACAATCGAGAGGTAACCTTGGAGGATGTTCCGAGGAAACCACAAAGATTGCCAGAGAGAAGCCTATATAAGTTTGCTTTCGGAGGTGAGACCCGTCTTGAACAAGCCCTCGCATTGATTGATATGCTTGCACTGGAAGATCTTGTTGAAGTCATGAGATTCGTTAGGATGAGGAGAAACATTCTTTCAGCTGAGAGGGATCGCCACCAAGAGTTGGAAGGTATGTTTGACAAAATGGCTGAATATATAGCCATGGACGATGTAGAAGTTGTTGCTCCTAATGTTGGTGTTGCAGCTGCTCCTGATGTTGGTGCTGCTGGTGGTCCTGCTGCtcctgatgttgttgctgctggaaATGCTCCTGGTGCTCCTtaa